The DNA region TCTCTGTCATAGCCACTAAAATCGCATCTACATCAATTTGAGGTGTCAATTCGATTTTATTTTTACTCATATAATACTCTGGATACGAAGCGCGTAAAGCAGAAACACTACAATTTTTATTTGCTAAATGCGTTAAAAACAACGCCACTCCTACCAAACTATCTCTTCCATAATGAGACTCAGGATAAATAATACCTCCATTACCTTCTCCTCCAATAACAGCCTTGTTTTTCTTCATTAATTCAACCACATTCACCTCACCTACTGCACTAGCTTCATAACTTCCACCATGCATTATTGTTACATCACGTAATGCACGTGACGAAGACATATTAGAAACAGTATTTCCTGGTGTCTTACTCAAAACATAATCAGCTACTGCTACTAAAGTATATTCTTCACCAAACATTTCCCCATCTTCACTAATGAAAGCCAAACGATCCACATCTGGATCAACTACAATACCAAAATCCGCTTTTTCTTCCACCACTAATTCGCATATATCCGTTAAATGCTCTTTTAGTGGTTCTGGGTTATGAGGAAAATGTCCATTAGGTTCACAGTATAATTTTACTACTTCTACCCCCATTAATTCCAGTAATTTTGGAATAATAACCCCTCCTGACGAATTCACGCCATCAACAACTACTTTAAATTTAGCTGCTTTTACTGCATCAACATCTACTAAAGACAAATTCAAAACTTCATCGATATGAATATCCATGTAAGCATCGTTTTCAATTACCTCTCCTAAACTATCCACATCAGCAAATTCAAAAGCTTCTGCCTCAGCAATAGCTAGAATTTTTTCACCTTCAACTCCATTTAAAAACTCTCCCTTTTCATTTAATAATTTTAAGGCATTCCACTGTTTTGGATTATGAGATGCGGTTAAAATAATTCCACCATCGGCACTTTCTAAAGGAACAGCCACTTCAACAGTAGGCGTTGTAGACAATCCTAAATCAATAACATCAATTCCTAAACCTACTAAGGTATTAACTACCAAATTATGAATCATAGGTCCTGAAATACGAGCATCACGACCTACAACAACTTTTAAATTTTTATTGGTATCTCCATTAGCGTTTTTTAACCAAGTTCCATATGCCGATGCAAATTTTACAGCATCTACCGGAGTAAGATTGTCTCCTACCTTACCTCCTATTGTTCCTCGAATTCCTGATATTGATTTAATTAATGTCATTCTGTATGTTTTAAAATTTAAATAATTTAATGTAAATAGAACTCATTATATGAAA from Flavobacterium nitratireducens includes:
- the glmM gene encoding phosphoglucosamine mutase; amino-acid sequence: MTLIKSISGIRGTIGGKVGDNLTPVDAVKFASAYGTWLKNANGDTNKNLKVVVGRDARISGPMIHNLVVNTLVGLGIDVIDLGLSTTPTVEVAVPLESADGGIILTASHNPKQWNALKLLNEKGEFLNGVEGEKILAIAEAEAFEFADVDSLGEVIENDAYMDIHIDEVLNLSLVDVDAVKAAKFKVVVDGVNSSGGVIIPKLLELMGVEVVKLYCEPNGHFPHNPEPLKEHLTDICELVVEEKADFGIVVDPDVDRLAFISEDGEMFGEEYTLVAVADYVLSKTPGNTVSNMSSSRALRDVTIMHGGSYEASAVGEVNVVELMKKNKAVIGGEGNGGIIYPESHYGRDSLVGVALFLTHLANKNCSVSALRASYPEYYMSKNKIELTPQIDVDAILVAMTEKYKNEDISTIDGVKIDFANEWVHLRKSNTEPIIRIYTEAPSQSQADALALRIIEEIKAIAGI